One Rossellomorea aquimaris DNA window includes the following coding sequences:
- a CDS encoding CoA-binding protein, whose product MENPSRQEIGNILNQSKRIAVIGLSDNPARTSYMVSKAMQDQGYEIIPVNPTIDAALGVKAVSSLKEIEGPIDIVNVFRRSEFLPQIAEEFHEIDSNVFWAQQGVMNEEAYRFLKERGYTVIMDRCIKVEHALTK is encoded by the coding sequence ATGGAAAACCCATCCCGACAAGAAATTGGAAACATCCTTAATCAATCAAAACGCATCGCCGTGATTGGATTAAGTGACAATCCTGCACGAACATCTTATATGGTCTCAAAAGCGATGCAGGATCAAGGATATGAGATTATTCCTGTAAATCCAACCATTGACGCCGCACTGGGCGTTAAAGCGGTATCTTCTCTGAAGGAGATTGAAGGACCGATTGACATTGTCAATGTATTTCGCCGCTCAGAATTTTTACCACAGATCGCGGAAGAATTTCATGAAATCGATTCTAACGTGTTTTGGGCGCAACAAGGTGTAATGAATGAAGAGGCTTATCGCTTTTTGAAAGAACGTGGGTATACAGTCATTATGGATCGCTGTATTAAGGTTGAACATGCTTTAACCAAATAA